From Nocardioides sp. HDW12B, the proteins below share one genomic window:
- a CDS encoding SRPBCC family protein: MTTLTIRARGTATADEVWDRYADVRRWTEWAPQIRRVDAGGTTLRAGLSGTVRPVVGPGVRFVVEDVDDDARTWAWRVRLGPVGLVRMHLVHGVEADGSTWLRVTGLLPVVAGYLPLARFALGRLVKA; encoded by the coding sequence GTGACGACCCTGACGATCCGCGCCCGAGGCACCGCCACCGCCGACGAGGTCTGGGACCGGTACGCCGACGTGCGCCGCTGGACCGAGTGGGCGCCGCAGATCCGCCGGGTCGACGCCGGCGGCACCACCCTGCGGGCCGGCCTGTCCGGCACGGTCCGCCCGGTCGTCGGACCGGGGGTCCGCTTCGTCGTCGAGGACGTCGACGACGACGCCCGCACCTGGGCCTGGCGGGTCAGGCTCGGCCCGGTCGGGCTGGTCCGGATGCACCTCGTCCACGGCGTCGAGGCCGACGGCAGCACGTGGCTGCGGGTGACCGGCCTGCTCCCGGTGGTCGCCGGCTACCTCCCGCTCGCCCGCTTCGCCCTCGGCCGCCTCGTGAAGGCCTGA
- a CDS encoding competence/damage-inducible protein A: MTGSVAERAGARAGIVVTGTEVLTGRVTDRNGPWLAEQLRLAGVDIAHVVVVGDRPEDLTRSLEFLATSGMDLVITSGGLGPTADDLTAEVVAQAQGRPARLDTDLESRVGGIVESLSRGRGWRTDPEATAAGVRKQAMVPEGATVLEPVGTAPGLVVPVAEGRSGPPVVVLPGPPSELQPMWPDAFGTAVVQEALRGAVELRQSTVRMWGVPESQLSATMRGLDLADLEVTTCLRDGELEIVTRYGPSSQEAYDAFVAGLVDEHGERVYSPDGRTVDDLVADTLLERGWTIATAESCTAGLLAGRLTERAGSSAYVLGGLVVYSNQAKHDLAGVDSALIERVGAVSEEVAEALAAGARERLGTDVGVGITGVAGPGGGTAEKPVGTVHFCVSTATDSVARRVQVPGDRAAVRQRSTTIALHLVRELLARAGSDG; encoded by the coding sequence GTGACTGGATCTGTGGCTGAGAGGGCGGGCGCGCGCGCCGGCATCGTCGTGACCGGCACCGAGGTGCTGACCGGGCGCGTCACCGACCGCAACGGCCCCTGGCTGGCCGAGCAGCTGCGGCTCGCCGGCGTCGACATCGCGCACGTGGTCGTGGTCGGCGACCGGCCCGAGGACCTGACCCGGTCGTTGGAGTTCCTCGCAACCTCCGGGATGGACCTCGTGATCACCTCCGGGGGCCTGGGCCCGACCGCCGACGACCTGACCGCGGAGGTCGTGGCGCAGGCGCAGGGACGCCCGGCGCGGCTGGACACCGACCTCGAGTCGCGGGTCGGCGGCATCGTCGAGTCGCTCTCGCGCGGTCGCGGCTGGCGCACCGACCCGGAGGCGACCGCGGCCGGCGTCCGCAAGCAGGCGATGGTGCCCGAGGGGGCGACGGTGCTCGAGCCGGTGGGCACCGCGCCGGGGCTCGTCGTACCCGTGGCCGAGGGGCGCAGCGGCCCGCCGGTGGTCGTGCTACCCGGTCCGCCGAGCGAGCTGCAGCCGATGTGGCCCGACGCGTTCGGGACGGCCGTCGTGCAGGAGGCGCTGCGTGGCGCGGTCGAGCTGCGGCAGAGCACCGTGCGGATGTGGGGCGTGCCGGAGTCGCAGCTCTCCGCGACCATGCGCGGGCTCGACCTCGCCGACCTCGAGGTCACCACCTGCCTGCGCGACGGCGAGCTGGAGATCGTGACGCGCTACGGGCCGTCGTCGCAGGAGGCGTACGACGCCTTCGTCGCCGGCCTGGTCGACGAGCACGGTGAGCGCGTCTACTCGCCCGACGGGCGGACGGTCGACGACCTGGTGGCCGACACGCTGCTGGAGCGTGGGTGGACGATCGCGACCGCGGAGTCGTGCACGGCCGGGCTGCTCGCGGGTCGGCTGACCGAGCGGGCGGGCTCGTCGGCGTACGTCTTGGGAGGGCTGGTCGTCTACTCCAACCAGGCCAAGCACGACCTGGCGGGCGTCGACAGCGCATTGATCGAGCGTGTCGGTGCCGTCAGCGAGGAGGTCGCCGAGGCGCTGGCCGCCGGCGCGCGCGAGCGGCTCGGCACCGACGTCGGCGTCGGGATCACCGGGGTCGCCGGGCCTGGGGGAGGGACGGCGGAGAAGCCGGTCGGCACCGTGCACTTCTGTGTCTCGACGGCGACCGACTCGGTGGCGCGGCGGGTACAGGTGCCGGGGGACCGGGCCGCGGTGCGGCAGCGCTCGACCACGATCGCGCTCCACCTCGTGCGCGAGCTGCTCGCACGGGCCGGCTCCGACGGCTGA
- a CDS encoding DNA-3-methyladenine glycosylase 2 family protein → MTPGTSGTGSEAPLTREWRPDWPCPVAAVLSTHRRGGADPTFRRAADGSIWRGIRTPEGATSLRIAARPAAGVVDATAWGPGSAWVLDQLPRMLGAEDDPTGFEPPAPLVDAWRRHSSWRLGATDLVMEALVPAIIEQKVTGQEAFSGFRQLVHRYGERAPGPPSEPDPAVRLWLQPTPKQLRMIPSWDWLRVHIDIGRSRPLVGAARVATALERAGTLGPVEFDRRLRTLPGIGVWTSAEVRSRALGDADSVSFGDYHVAANIGWVLTGEPVDDAELAVLLEPYAGHRHRVQRLVELAGLRRPRHGARMSPRTHLPGSIR, encoded by the coding sequence ATGACGCCAGGGACCTCAGGGACGGGCTCCGAGGCGCCGCTCACCCGTGAGTGGCGCCCGGACTGGCCCTGCCCGGTCGCGGCCGTGCTGTCCACCCACCGGCGCGGAGGCGCGGACCCCACCTTCCGCCGCGCCGCCGACGGCTCGATCTGGCGCGGCATCCGCACGCCCGAGGGCGCCACCAGCCTGCGGATCGCGGCCCGCCCGGCGGCCGGGGTCGTCGACGCCACCGCCTGGGGCCCCGGCTCCGCGTGGGTGCTCGACCAGCTGCCCCGGATGCTCGGCGCCGAGGACGACCCGACCGGGTTCGAGCCGCCCGCCCCGCTCGTCGACGCCTGGCGCCGGCACTCGAGCTGGCGGCTCGGCGCGACCGACCTCGTGATGGAGGCGCTGGTGCCGGCGATCATCGAGCAGAAGGTCACTGGCCAGGAGGCGTTCTCCGGGTTCCGCCAGCTCGTCCACCGGTACGGCGAGCGCGCGCCGGGCCCCCCGAGCGAGCCGGACCCCGCCGTACGCCTGTGGCTGCAGCCGACCCCGAAGCAGCTGCGGATGATCCCGTCCTGGGACTGGCTGCGCGTCCACATCGACATCGGGCGGTCCCGGCCCCTGGTCGGCGCCGCCCGGGTCGCGACCGCCCTCGAGCGCGCCGGGACGCTGGGGCCGGTCGAGTTCGACCGACGGCTGCGCACCCTGCCCGGCATCGGCGTGTGGACCAGCGCCGAGGTCCGCTCGCGCGCGCTCGGCGACGCCGACTCGGTCAGCTTCGGCGACTACCACGTCGCCGCCAACATCGGCTGGGTGCTGACGGGGGAGCCGGTCGACGACGCCGAGCTCGCCGTCCTCCTCGAGCCGTACGCCGGCCACCGCCACCGCGTCCAACGCCTGGTGGAGCTGGCCGGACTGCGCCGACCCCGCCACGGCGCCCGCATGTCACCTCGAACCCACCTCCCCGGGAGCATCCGATGA
- a CDS encoding ATP-dependent DNA ligase, translating into MLLARLVSVSSEVSATSSRLAKRDLIAALLTEAAAPFGPSASAELPGSDDASGSGEDTVDLVATYLSGTLRQRRTGVGYRGLASLPEPASDPSLTVAEVDARLEAISRLEGPGSAGRRRDEVASLFGALTAPEQDYLRALMTGNVRQGALDSVMLDAIAQAAGLPAKAVRRAAMFSAPTGPVARAALFGGAEALEAFTMVVGRPVRPMLAGSAPDVTGAVEKVGGAFAVDTKLDGIRIQVHKQGDDVSVFTRSLDEIGSRLPEVVAVARSLEATDLILDGEALTVDEDGRPRPFQETASTTSTQTRESVGAEPARGVRPFFFDLLLHGSDSMLEAATADRLDRLDATVPEEFRAARLVTESVEEAQAFFDRVVGEGQEGVVVKRLDAPYDAGRRGSGWVKVKPRHTLDLVVLGVEWGSGRRRGTLSNIHLGARDGDGFVMLGKTFKGMTDEMLAWQTERFLSLETHREDHVVFVRPEQVVEIAFDGVQRSTRYPGGVALRFARVLRYRDDKPLTEVDTIAGVQAFLAGSASSEG; encoded by the coding sequence ATGCTGCTCGCCCGACTCGTCTCCGTCTCCTCCGAGGTCAGCGCCACGTCGTCCCGGCTGGCCAAGCGCGACCTGATCGCCGCGCTGCTCACGGAGGCGGCGGCGCCCTTCGGGCCGTCGGCCTCCGCGGAGCTGCCCGGGAGCGACGACGCGTCCGGCAGCGGCGAGGACACGGTCGACCTGGTGGCGACGTACCTCTCGGGCACGCTGCGCCAGCGCCGCACCGGGGTCGGCTACCGCGGGCTGGCCTCGCTGCCCGAGCCGGCGTCCGACCCGAGCCTGACGGTCGCCGAGGTCGACGCGCGCCTGGAGGCGATCAGCCGGCTCGAGGGTCCGGGGTCGGCCGGCCGTCGCCGCGACGAGGTGGCCTCGCTGTTCGGAGCGCTGACCGCGCCCGAGCAGGACTACCTCCGCGCCCTCATGACCGGCAACGTGCGCCAGGGCGCGCTCGACTCGGTGATGCTCGACGCGATCGCCCAGGCCGCCGGCCTGCCCGCCAAGGCCGTACGACGCGCCGCGATGTTCAGCGCGCCGACCGGTCCGGTCGCGCGGGCCGCACTCTTCGGCGGCGCGGAGGCGTTGGAGGCCTTCACGATGGTCGTCGGGCGACCGGTGCGCCCGATGCTCGCCGGCTCGGCGCCCGACGTGACTGGTGCGGTGGAGAAGGTCGGCGGCGCCTTCGCGGTCGACACCAAGCTCGACGGCATCCGCATCCAGGTGCACAAGCAGGGCGACGACGTCAGCGTCTTCACCCGCAGCCTCGACGAGATCGGGTCCCGGCTGCCCGAGGTGGTGGCGGTCGCGCGCTCGCTGGAGGCCACCGACCTGATCCTCGACGGCGAGGCGCTGACCGTCGACGAGGACGGCCGACCCCGGCCCTTCCAGGAGACGGCCTCGACGACCTCCACCCAGACCCGTGAGTCCGTCGGGGCAGAGCCGGCGCGCGGCGTACGTCCCTTCTTCTTCGACCTGCTGCTGCACGGGTCCGACTCGATGCTGGAGGCGGCGACCGCGGACCGCCTCGACCGGCTGGACGCGACCGTGCCGGAGGAGTTCCGTGCGGCGCGGCTGGTGACGGAGTCGGTCGAGGAGGCGCAGGCGTTCTTCGACCGGGTCGTCGGCGAGGGCCAGGAGGGCGTGGTCGTGAAGCGGCTGGACGCGCCGTACGACGCCGGCCGGCGCGGGTCGGGGTGGGTGAAGGTGAAGCCGCGGCACACCCTCGACCTCGTGGTGCTCGGCGTGGAGTGGGGCAGCGGCCGGCGCCGCGGCACCCTGTCGAACATCCACCTCGGCGCCCGTGACGGAGACGGCTTCGTCATGCTCGGCAAGACCTTCAAGGGCATGACCGACGAGATGCTGGCCTGGCAGACCGAGCGGTTCCTGTCCCTCGAGACCCACCGCGAGGACCACGTGGTCTTCGTCCGGCCCGAGCAGGTCGTCGAGATCGCCTTCGACGGGGTGCAGCGCTCGACCCGCTACCCCGGTGGCGTGGCGCTGCGCTTCGCGCGCGTGCTGCGCTACCGCGACGACAAGCCCCTGACGGAGGTCGACACGATCGCAGGCGTGCAGGCGTTCCTCGCCGGATCGGCGTCCTCGGAGGGGTAG
- a CDS encoding hemerythrin domain-containing protein — protein MSTPTTARPQICLPGQAHVAEGPHDQTGMYLMHHAFRRDLAAFEEAVRQTPLHGDGTWRLLQRRWDRFVEVLHHHHEAEDAHIWPVMLAQVSGEDRRVLEAMEAEHGSIDPALEACTNAFAEMAAHPCADHRNALDVRVTSVRALLADHLRHEETEALPLLQRTFSVEQNTSMEKAISTAYPPRLVPFLVPWVIHGVPDEVAVPFLRESGRVYAVLLRVLRPRFARAERRVFRHV, from the coding sequence ATGAGCACCCCCACCACCGCCCGGCCCCAGATCTGCCTGCCTGGTCAGGCGCACGTGGCCGAGGGCCCGCACGACCAGACCGGCATGTACCTCATGCACCACGCCTTCCGCCGCGACCTCGCCGCCTTCGAGGAGGCGGTGCGCCAGACGCCGCTGCACGGCGACGGGACCTGGCGCCTGCTGCAGCGGCGGTGGGACCGGTTCGTCGAGGTGCTGCACCACCACCACGAGGCGGAGGACGCGCACATCTGGCCGGTGATGCTGGCCCAGGTGAGCGGCGAGGACCGCAGGGTCCTCGAGGCCATGGAGGCCGAGCACGGGTCCATCGACCCGGCCCTGGAGGCGTGCACGAACGCGTTCGCCGAGATGGCCGCGCACCCGTGCGCCGACCACCGCAACGCGCTGGACGTCCGGGTCACCTCCGTGCGGGCCCTGCTCGCCGACCACCTGCGCCACGAGGAGACCGAGGCGCTGCCGCTGCTGCAGCGCACGTTCAGCGTCGAGCAGAACACGTCGATGGAGAAGGCGATCAGCACGGCGTACCCGCCGCGGCTCGTGCCCTTCCTGGTGCCGTGGGTCATCCACGGCGTGCCCGACGAGGTCGCCGTCCCGTTCCTGCGCGAGTCCGGGCGGGTGTACGCCGTGCTCCTGCGCGTGCTGCGTCCGCGGTTCGCCCGCGCCGAGCGGCGGGTCTTCCGCCACGTGTGA
- a CDS encoding DEAD/DEAH box helicase — protein MTSTTTTSPTSAEVREQAEAHLRALVGRDDAVLREDQWTAIEALAVGRRRALVVQRTGWGKSAVYFVATALLRAQGGGPTVIVSPLLALMRNQIAAAERAGIRAATINSTNIEQWQPIQDAVNAGEIDVLLVSPERLNNPGFRDEVLPALTRATGLLVVDEAHCISDWGHDFRPDYRRIRTLLDELPDGIPVLATTATANARVTNDVAEQLGGLGPSTGSGHRKVDRRGAPQPEVSTSSTDEVVVLRGSLDRESLRLGVLTLPVPEMRLAWLAEHLGDLPGSGIIYCLTVAATQEVAEHLRKHGHTVAAYSGQTETTERQALEQDLIDGRVKALVATSALGMGFDASLGFVINLGAPASPVAYYQQVGRAGRGTTQATVVLMPQREDRDIWAYFASLAFPPESVVRQTIGALEAHGGAMSTAALETQVELSRNRLETMLKVLDVDGAVQRVRGGWVSTGQPWSYDEERYRRVAEARGRERDAMLAYLDTDRCRMEYLRGQLDDPDAAPCGRCDNCGGLELPGGVSDASVDSARAQLSRPGVAIDPRKMWPTALDSMGLDLKGKIKAPASEGRAVARLTDLGHGQALRELFREPATDGPVPVPLARAVVEVLGDWKPSVDGIVHVGSLRRPTLTRDLAEGLSRYLQVPLLGEYAVVDPSVPSGAGAVNSAQRVKAVHRRFRLAVADGQTLEGRRVLLVDDLVGTGWTLTMAAQDLLAAGAAEVLPLTLGVEG, from the coding sequence ATGACCTCGACCACGACGACCAGCCCGACCTCCGCGGAGGTGCGCGAGCAGGCCGAGGCCCACCTGCGGGCCCTCGTCGGGCGCGACGACGCGGTGCTGCGGGAGGACCAGTGGACCGCGATCGAGGCGCTCGCGGTCGGGCGGCGGCGCGCCCTCGTCGTGCAGCGCACCGGCTGGGGCAAGTCGGCGGTCTACTTCGTGGCCACCGCGCTGCTGCGCGCCCAGGGCGGGGGGCCGACCGTCATCGTCAGCCCGCTGCTGGCCCTGATGCGCAACCAGATCGCCGCGGCCGAGCGCGCCGGCATCCGCGCTGCCACCATCAACTCGACCAACATCGAGCAGTGGCAGCCGATCCAGGACGCGGTCAACGCCGGCGAGATCGACGTGCTGCTGGTCAGCCCGGAGCGGCTCAACAACCCCGGCTTCCGCGACGAGGTGCTGCCCGCGCTGACCCGCGCCACCGGCCTGCTGGTGGTCGACGAGGCCCACTGCATCTCCGACTGGGGCCACGACTTCCGGCCCGACTACCGCCGCATCCGCACGCTGCTCGACGAGCTGCCCGACGGCATCCCGGTGCTCGCCACCACCGCCACGGCCAACGCCCGCGTGACGAACGACGTCGCCGAGCAGCTCGGGGGTCTCGGCCCTTCGACGGGCTCAGGACACCGCAAGGTCGACCGGCGCGGTGCCCCGCAGCCGGAGGTCTCGACGAGCTCGACCGACGAGGTCGTCGTGCTGCGCGGCTCGCTGGACCGGGAGTCGCTCCGGCTCGGGGTGCTCACGCTGCCCGTCCCCGAGATGCGCCTGGCGTGGTTGGCCGAGCACCTCGGCGACCTGCCGGGCAGCGGCATCATCTACTGCCTCACGGTGGCCGCGACCCAGGAGGTCGCCGAGCACCTGCGCAAGCACGGCCACACCGTCGCGGCGTACTCCGGGCAGACCGAGACCACCGAGCGGCAGGCCCTGGAGCAGGACCTGATCGACGGACGGGTGAAGGCGCTGGTGGCGACCAGCGCGTTGGGGATGGGCTTCGACGCCAGCCTCGGCTTCGTCATCAACCTCGGGGCGCCGGCGTCGCCGGTGGCCTACTACCAGCAGGTCGGTCGTGCCGGCCGTGGCACGACCCAGGCCACCGTCGTCCTCATGCCGCAGCGCGAGGACCGCGACATCTGGGCCTACTTCGCCTCGCTCGCGTTCCCGCCGGAGTCCGTGGTCCGTCAGACCATCGGCGCGCTGGAGGCGCACGGCGGCGCGATGTCGACGGCGGCGCTCGAGACGCAGGTCGAGCTGAGCCGCAACCGGCTCGAGACCATGCTCAAGGTGCTCGACGTCGACGGTGCCGTGCAGCGGGTCCGCGGCGGTTGGGTCTCGACCGGTCAGCCGTGGAGCTACGACGAGGAGCGCTACCGCCGCGTCGCCGAGGCCAGGGGGCGCGAGCGCGACGCGATGCTGGCCTACCTCGACACCGACCGCTGCCGCATGGAGTACCTCCGCGGCCAGCTCGACGACCCCGACGCCGCTCCGTGCGGACGCTGCGACAACTGCGGCGGGCTCGAGCTGCCGGGCGGCGTCTCGGACGCGTCGGTGGACAGCGCCCGGGCGCAGCTGAGCCGCCCTGGCGTCGCGATCGACCCGCGCAAGATGTGGCCGACCGCGCTCGACTCGATGGGGCTCGACCTCAAGGGCAAGATCAAGGCGCCCGCCTCCGAGGGCCGCGCGGTCGCCCGGCTGACCGACCTCGGCCACGGCCAGGCGCTGCGCGAGCTGTTCCGCGAGCCGGCCACCGACGGCCCCGTCCCGGTGCCGCTGGCGCGGGCGGTCGTCGAGGTGCTGGGGGACTGGAAGCCGAGCGTCGACGGCATCGTCCACGTCGGCTCGCTGCGCCGCCCGACCCTGACGCGCGACCTGGCCGAGGGGCTGTCGCGCTATCTGCAGGTGCCGCTGCTGGGGGAGTACGCCGTGGTCGACCCGTCGGTGCCCTCCGGCGCCGGGGCCGTCAACTCCGCCCAGCGGGTCAAGGCCGTCCACCGGCGCTTCCGTCTCGCCGTGGCCGACGGTCAGACGCTCGAGGGCCGCCGGGTGCTGCTCGTCGACGACCTCGTCGG